Part of the Halogeometricum rufum genome, GGACACCTCGACGCTGCCGTACTCGCTCACCTTCCCGAGGTCGTTGCGTTCGAGGTCCACCAGCATCGCGTGTTCGGCGCGTTCCTTCTCGTCGGACCGCAGGTCGCGTTCCAGTTCGGCGTCCTCGGCGTCGGTCGCCCCGCGCGGCCGCGTCCCGGCGATGGGTTCCGTGCGGAGGCGGTCGCCGTCCACGTCGAGGAGGAGTTCGGGGCTGGCGCTGACGAGGTCGATACCGGGGAACTCGACGAGCGCGGAGTACGGCGCGGGGTTCACGCGCCGGACGGCGTCGAACGTCTCGACGGGGTGGACGGCGGCGGGCGCGACCAGTCGGTGCGAGACGTTCGTCTGGAACGTGTCGCCGTCGCGGACGTACCGCTTGATTCGCTCGACGCGGTCCGCGAACGCCGCCGCCCCGCACTCGCTCTCGAACGTCGCGCGGTCGCCGGCGGTGCGAACCGGCGGAACGCTCCCGTCGCCGTCGACCGCAGACCGCGCCAGCGACGTCGCCCGCCGCACGCCGTCCTCGTACGCCGCCGCCGGCGAGTCGTCGACGGTCGGGCAGGCGGTCACGCGCAGTTCGACGCTCCCCTCGCGCGGTTCCTCCCACGCCGCGACCTGGTCGAACACGCCCAGTTGCATGCGCGGGAGGCCGTCCGACTGCGTCGTCGACGGCAGTGACTCCAGTTCGCGGGCCACGTCGTACGACAGCCACCCGAACGCTCCGCAGGGGTACGGGACGTCGCAGTCGCCACGAGCGAGGTGCTCGCGTTCGAGGAGCGACGACAGTTCGGCGAGACTCGGGCTGTCGTCGCCCCGCGACGCCGCGTCGGCGCCCACGCGAACCCGTTCCACCGGGTCAACGCCGAAGTAGCCCCACCCCGACTGCCCGCCGGTCGTCTCGTAGTAGAAGCCCTCTGTCTCCTCGTCGCGGGCGCGACGGTAGGCCTCGTAGGGGTCTTCGACGGTGACGCGGACCTCGACGGGCACGCGGGCGCCCGGCGGTGCCGCCCGGGCCGTCTCGACGAACGGTGCTCGCTCCGTGACGGTGGTACACTCGGTCATCTGTGAGGGGTCGCGGCGGGAGTCGTCGCCCCGCCTACGTCGTGCCACACGCTCGGGTCGTCTCCGGCATAAAGCCTCGCGTAACCGGCGTTTCGGGGCGGTACGTGGCCGATTTCGCCGTCGGTCGACGCCGATTCGCCACCGGCGTTCCGCCGTCCACTTCAATGGGCGTACCATTCCACCTGCGGACCTATGTGGCTGGGTCGAGAGACGGTTTGCAGGATGGCGTCACGCGTCACGTGCGGTCGGCGCGTCCGGTCGCGTCGCCGTTGGCGGTGCGCGCCGACCCGCGGACGTCCGCGTGACCATTCACGACTTCACTCACCATGACGACGATAATCGACGGCAACGAGGTAGCCGACGGGATACAGGACGGGATAGCGTCGTGCGTCGAGACGCTCGCGGACGAGGGCGTCACACCGGGGTTGGCGACGGTGTTGATGAGCGACGACGACGCCAGCGAGACGTACGTGTCCATGAAACAGCGGACCTGCGAGGAACTCGGCATCGAGAGCTATCACCACGAGATAGCCCCCGACGAACCGGCGTCGACGCTGTTCGACCGCATCGACGCGTTGAACGACGACCCGGCGGTTCACGGCATCCTCGTCCAGATGCCGGTTCCGGACCACGTGGAGAAGCGGGCGGTCCTCGAACGCATCGACCCGGCGAAGGACGTCGACGGCTTCCACCCGGAGAACGTCGGCCGACTGGTCGCCGGGAACGCCCGCTACAAGCCCTGCACGCCGCACGGCATCCAGAAACTTCTCGCCGCCTACGACGTGGAGACGGAGGGCGCGGACGCCGTCGTCGTCGGGCGCTCCGACATCGTCGGCAAGCCGATGGCGAACCTGTTCATCCAGCGTGACGCCGGCGGGAACGCAACGACCACGGTGTGTCACTCGCGGACGAAGAACCTCGCGGAGAAGACGCGTAACGCGGACGTACTCGTGGCCGCCACGGGCGTCCCCGAGATGATAGACGGCGAGATGGTCGGCGAGGGCGCGACGGTCATCGACGTCGGCGTCAACCGCGTCGAGGCGGACACCGAGAAGGGGTACGAACTCGTCGGCGACGTGGAGTTCGAGAGTGCCAAGGAGAAGGCGTCGGCCATCACGCCCGTCCCCGGCGGCGTCGGACCCCTCACCATCGCGATGCTGATGTACAACACGGTGAAGGCGGCGAGCCTCCAGTCGGGCATCGCCGTGGACCTCCCCTGACACCCGCCGCCGCGGTCCGTATCTGGTACCCCCTGGGACCCCTGATTTCGTCTGTTACCGTCCCGACGCCGCCGCAGTCGCTGGTCGACGGCGCGTTCGGCGAGCGTTCGCCCGCCGGTGCTTCGGTCGACACTCCCGGCCGGCGCGTCGAGTCGACGCTCCGCACGAAACAGCACCTCTCAGAAAAGTCGGGAGTCGAGTTTCGAGTCGCAGACCCCCGCACCGGACTACCGGGGGTCCGCACCAGCGACTCAATGCACCTCGACGGCGCCGCACTCGGGGCAGGTCACTTCGACCGCGTCCCGCGCGTCCGCCGCGTCCTCGACGAGTTCGTAGCCTCTCGCGCACTGTTCGTGGAGGAAGACCCGGTGGTCTCCGTGGTCCCCGAGGACGATGTCGTCCCGTTCGTCCGGGAGGACTAACCCGTGGCAGAAGTAGCACTCGGCGTCCATACCGGTATATGGTGACTAATCGTGATATAACTGCCCCCGCGCGCCGGCGGCGTCCACTACTAAGACGTTCGGCGGCGAACGCCGGAGCATGGAGTACCGGTACACGGGAGAGGCGCACGAACGGTTGTACGCTTCCTACCGCGACGACGAGGACCCGTATCCGAAGCAGGCCCCGATGGAGTTCCCGACGCAGCGTCACAGTCGCGACGAAGTGGACATCCTGAAGCGACTGTTCTTCCCCACGTGCTGGAACGCGGCCAGCCTCGTGCGAGAGGAGTCGGCCATCCTCGACCACCTCGACGAACTCGGGACGCTGTTCTACGCGGGGATTCGCCCGTACACGGACGAGGACCCGGCGGCCACCGTCGAGACGATTCTCGACCGGCTTCCGGACATCCGCGCGCGCCTGAAGAAGGACGTCGAAGCCGCCTACAAGGGCGACCCGGCGGCGAAGACGTATCTGGAGATAATCCGCTCGTACCCCGGCGTCCTCGCCATCCAGGTCCAGCGCGTCGCGCACGCGCTGTACGAGGCGGGTGCGGGAGAGTACGCCCGCGAACTCACCGAGTACGCGAAGACGCAGACCGGCATCGACATCCACCCCGGAGCCGAGATAGGCGAGTACTTCTTCGTCGACCACGGCACCGGCGTCGTCATCGGTGAGACGGCCACCGTCGGCGACTGGGTTCGGCTCTATCAGGACGTGACCCTCGGAGCGCTCCACTTCGAGAAGGACGAGACGGAGGAACACAAACTCAAGAAGGGGTACAAGCGCCACCCGGACATCGGCGACCACGTCGTCATCGGGGCCGGCACGAAGGTGCTGGGGGCGATAACCGTCGGCGACCACGTCAGCATCGGGGCCAACTCGTGGGTGTCCGAGGACGTGCCGGATCACACCACGGTCCTCGTCAGCGACCACCCCACGCAGGAACGCAAGAAGACGGACCGAACGTAACCCGAGCGACCGAATCGACGCTGATGCGGGCGAATCGCTCGCCGAGTCCGTCGTCGAGGGCGTCGAGTCGGACGCCGAGAGCCTGCGGGAGCGGAGACACACGGCGACGCACGGAACGGTGTTGACGAGCGACAGCGAGGCCGACGAGCGGTTCACGACGACGAAGCACGAGCGCTGTGCGGCCGTCGGCATCGAGACGGAACGCGTCGACGTGACCGCACGGCAGGCCGGCTACGACGAGTTCGTCTGCGACGAACGAACCGCGTCTACGCCGTAGATACGCCGACTTCAGCCGCGTTCGGAGCCGGATAGACGCCTTCTTTCGCGAGATGGCGCGAGTTCGGCCATTCTCTGACTCAGATTTGGCATATATGTATTCATAGAGACAGTACTGACAGTCATCTCAGCGATTCGAGATGTAGAATCGCAGATAGAACGGAGGATAGAACGGAGGATAGAATCGCGGGTAGAACGTCGGGTGGGACGCCGGTCGAGTCGTCCGACGTCCGACCACGGCGTTTAAGCGGGTCCTCTACGAGCGATGCGTATGAGCCGAGAGACAGCGGCGCGCATCCGAGACAGCGGCGTCGTCGCCATCGCTCGCGGTACCGACGCCGACGCCGTCGTCGACACCGTCGACGCCATCCGTCGCGGCGGCGTCCCCACCGTCGAAGTGACCGCGAACACCGACGGCGTCCTCGACATGATACGCGACGTGTCGTCGACGTTCACCGCTGACGAACTCACCGTCGGCGCGGGGACGGTCCTCGACGCCGAAACCGCCCGGGCGGCCATCCTCGCGGGCGCGGAGTTCGTCGTCACGCCGTCCTTCGACGAGGGCGTCGTGCGGACGGCGAACCGCTACGGGAAGCCCTCGCTGGTGGGCATCGCCACGCCGACGGAGGCAGTCGACGCGTTCGAGGCCGGCGCGGACATGGTGAAGGTGTTCCCGGCGGCGACCCTCGGACCGGGGTTCGTCTCCGCACTCGGCGGCCCCCTCGGTCACGTCCCGACGGTGCCGACGGGCGGCGTCGGCCTCGGGAACGTCCGCGACTTCTTCGAGGCGGGCGCGACTGCCGTCGGCGTCGGGAGCGCCATCGTGGACGCCGACGCCGTCGCGCGCGGCGACTTCGACGCCGTCGAGGCGAACGCCCGCGGGTTCGCCGAAGCGGTCGAAGACGTCCGTAACGGGGACTGAACCGCCCCCGGCCGAAGTCGGCCGGGCGCTCAGGCCGACGATTCGAGGAGGAGGGTCGAGATGGTCGCCGCGGCCGTCTCGAACTCGTCCACGTCCATCGCGTCCGTCGTGAGGAGGACGCCGTGGTCGCCTTCGAGAATCCGGACGACGAAGCCGTCGCGGTGGAACCGGACGGTGAACTCGTAGTCGCCGATGCCGACCGGGTCCTCGGCCGCCAGCGCCGACCGAACCGGCGACTCCGCGAACCCCACCGTCTCGAAGTCCACGAGTCGCGCCTTCGCGGTGCGCGCCGCCTCGGGCGACTCGTACAGGTCGCTCCGGAGATAGACCACGTCGAACGCGGACGGCGTGAAGTAGACGACGCTTCGGAGCGTGTCGCCCAGACCCGTGCGCGCGGCGCCGATTATCCCCTCCGCCAACTCCGAACCGATTCCCGTGTGGTATTTGTCTGCCATACGTCCAGTACTGTCGCTCAGAGACTATCACCGTATCGTCAGACCGCGGAGAGCGTCCTGACGGCGAGAACGTCGGGAGGGGAACTCCGAAGAACGTCGAGGTGTGCGCCGGAGTCGGTCCGAGTCAGTCGCCGTCCCGGCGGCGTCGGTAGTCCGGGAGCGTGTCGTCCTGCATGACTGCGGCCCGCCCGCCGTCCGCGAGCAGGTTCGCGCCCGTGACGAACGCGGCGTCGTCGCTGGCGAGGAAGGAGACGACGCCGGCGACGTCCGCGGGGGTTCCGAGTCGGCCCGTCGGGTGGATGGCTTCGAGTTCGCGGCGGCGTTCGTCGGACATCTCGCCGGTGGTTCGGTCGATGGCGACCCAGCCCGGGTTCACCGTGTTGACGCGGACGTTCGGACCGAAGTCGAGCGCCATCGCCCGCGTCATGCCGTCGATGCCCGCTTTCACCGCGTTGTAGGGGAACTTCTCCGGCATCGTCAGCACGGCGTGGTTCGAGGAGACGTTGACGACGGCGCCGCGGTCCATCTCGGCGAACGCGTGCTTCGCACAGAGCCAGTACGACCGGAAGTCCGTCTCGAGGACGAACTCCCAGTCGTCCATCGTCGCCTCGTCCGCGGCGGTGTCCGTCTCGACGCCCGCGTTGTTGACGAGGACGTCGACGCCGCCGAACTCCTCGACGGTGGCCTCGACGAGTGCCGCGACGTCGTCCGGGTCGCGCACGTCGGCGCGGACGAACCGGGCCGACCCGCCCTCGTCCCTGATTCGCTCGACGACTGCCTCGCCCGCCTCGGCGGTCCGGCCCGTGACGACGACGTTCGCGCCCTCGGCCGCGAGGCGTTCGGCGACGCCCGCACCGATACCGCGCGTCGACCCCGTGACGAGGGCCGTGTCGCCGTCGAAGCGACCGGGGACCGGCGTCGGGTCGCCGCCTACCATTCGGCGACGCTCCCGTCGGGGTGTCGCCACACCGGGTTGTGCCAGTCGTCGTGCCCGGCGCGGTCCTCGACGACCGAGGCGTCGATGTCGACGCCGAGGCCCGGGCCCTCGGGGATGTCCACGAAGCCGTCGTCGTACTCGAACACCGAGGTGTCGGCGAGGTAGTCGAGCACGTCGGACGTCTCGTTGTAGTGGATGTCGAGGCTCTGCTCCTGGATGAGGGCGTTGGGCGCGCAGGCGTCGACCTGCAGGCAGGCGGCCAGCGCGATGGGTCCGAGCGGGCAGTGCGGCGCGAGCGCCACGTCGTACGCTTCGGCCATGCTCGCTATCTTGTTGACCTCGGTGATGCCGCCGGCGTGACTCACGTCGGGTTGGATGACGTCGACGACGCCCTGTTCGAACACCTGCTTGAAGTCCCACCGAGAGAACATCCGTTCGCCCGTCGCTATCGGCGTGGTGGTGTGCTGGGCGATTTCGGCGAGCGCGTCGTTGTGTTCGGGCAACACCGGTTCCTCGACGAAGAACGGTTCGTGTTCGGACAGCGCCTCCGCGAGGCGCTTCGCCATCGGCTTCGTCACGCGGCCGTGGAAGTCGACGCCGATGTCCACCTCCGGCCCCACCGCCTCCCGGACCGCACCGAGTCGCTCGACGGCGCGCGCGACGGTGTCCGGCGAGTCGATTCGGCTGAGTTCCGACGTGGCGTTCATCTTCAGCGCCGTGAAGCCCGCGTCGACCTTCTCGCGGGCGGCGTCGGCGACGCCGCCGGGTCGGTCGCCGCCGATCCACTGGTAGACGCGGATGCGGTCGCGGGCCTTCCCGCCGAGCAGTTCGTGGACGGGGGCGTCGTAGCACTTCCCCTTGATGTCCCAGAGCGCCTGGTCGATGCCGGCGATGGCGCTCATGAGGACGGGACCGCCGCGGTAGAAGCCGCCGCGGTACATCGTCTGCCAGTGGTCTTCGATACGGAGCGGGTCCGTCCCGAGGAGGTAGGTGTCCATCAACTCCTCGACGGCGGTTCTGACGGTTCGGGCGCGTCCCTCGACGACGGGTTCACCCCACCCGACGAGACCGGCGTCGGTCTCGACGCGCAGGAACAGCCATCGCGGCGGGACGGCGTAGAGGTCGTAGTCGACTATCTTCATGCTGGGTCGGTCGTTGTGTTCGCTCTCATTTAGCTCTGCGTTCGACGTCCGCTGCGGAGGCGAGCGTCTCATTCGGTCGTCATCCTCGCGACGTCGCCGTCGACGGTGTCCGTCTTCGTCTTCAGGGCGTCACCGGTGTCGGGGTCGAAGAGGTAGAGCGCCTCCTCGCCGAACGTGAACCGGACCGTCTCGCCCGTCTCCGGACGAACGGCGCTGTCGATTCGCGCCGTCAACTCCCGGCCGGCGAGTTCGAGGTAGAGGAAGTTCTCGTTGCCCATGTGCTCGGCCACGTTCACCGTCGTCGAGGTGCCGCCCTCGGGAACGAGTTCGACGTCTTCGGGGCGGAACCCGGCGCGGACGCGGTCGTACCCCTGAACCGGCGACTCGTCCGACAGGTCGTACTCGAAGTCGCCCGGGCCGACGAGCGTCGACCCCTCCACGTCGACCGTGAGGAGGTTGATGCTGGGCGACCCGATGAAGTCCGCGACGAACTCGTTCGTCGGCGACCTGTACACCGTCTCCGGCGCGCCGACCTGCTGGAGTTCGCCGTCGTTCATCACCGCGATGCGGTCGCCCATCGCCATCGCCTCCGTCTGGTCGTGCGTGACGTAGACGGTGGTGACGCCGAGCGTCTGCTGGAGTTCCTGCAGTTCGGTCCGCATCTCCGAGCGGAGTTTGGCGTCCAGATTGGAGAGCGGTTCGTCCATCAGGAACACCTCCGGTTCGCGCACGATGGCGCGGCCGAGGGCGACCCGTTGCTGCTGACCACCGGAGAGCTCTTTCGGCTTGTCGTCGAGGAGGTCCTCGATGCCGAGCATCGAGGCGGCGTCCTCGACGCGCTCGGTTATCTCCGCCGTCGTGAGCTTCGTCGAGAGCTTCAGTCCGAACCCGAGGTTCTGTCGGACGTTCATGTGCGGGTAGAGCGCGTAGTTCTGGAACACCATCGCCACGTCCCTGTCGCGTGCCCGGAGGTCGGTCACGTCGCGCGACCCGAACGTGATGGTACCGGACGTCACGTCCTCCAGCCCCGCGACGCAGCGGAGGGTGGTCGTCTTGCCGCAGCCCGACGGTCCCACGAGGACGAGGAACTCCCCGTCGCGAATCTCGAGGTCGACGTTCTCGACGGCGACTATCTTCTGTCCGCCCGATCCGAACTCCTTTCGTACCGCGTCTAGTTGTATGCTCGACATTGGGTTACTCCTTGACGGACCCCGCGAGGATTCCGCTGACGAACTGTTTCTGGAGGAACAGGAACAGCACGAAGATGGGCACGATGGACAGCGTCGCTGCGACCATTATCTGGTCGTAGTAGACGCGCTGTGCGCCCACGAGCTGATTTATCGCCACCGGGATGGTGTACTTGCCCTGTTCGAGGATGACCAGCGGGAACAGGAACAGGTTCCACTGGAACAAGAAGAGGATTATCGCCAGCGCCGCCAGCGACGACTTCATCGTCGGGAGCGCTATCTTGTAGAACAGTTGGAACTCCGTCGCGCCGTCCATCCGCGCCGACTCCAGCAGGGCGTCCGGTATCGACCGCATGTTCTGACGCATCAGGAAGATACCGAGCGGGTTCGCCGCCCACGGGAGGATGATGGCCCAGTAGGTGTTGGTCATGTCCAGCCGGCTCATCAGCAGGAACAGCGGGATGACCAGCAACTGGATGGGGAGGATGAGCGTCGCCAGGATGGAGTAGAACATCGGCTTCTTGAAGCGGAACTCGTACTTCGCGAAGGCGAACCCGGCCATCGAACACAGCAGCAGCGACAGCAGGGTGTACACCACGGCGATGAAGATGCTGTTGGAGATGGCGCCGGGGTTCCACAGGTGCCAGAAGTCGTAGGCGAAGTACACCGGTCCGAGGTCGACGTACTGCGTCATCTGGCCGATGTGGCCGAGGAACTGGACGTTTTCGCGGGCCTGCAGGGACTGCAGGTTCGCGAAGAACTCGTCGCCGGGGAGCAGTCGGGGCGACGTGCTGGAGAGGAACTCCGACTCCGAGAGCGTCGAGGCGACGAAGATCCAGTAGAGCGGGACGAGCGTGAGAATCGACCCGAGGAGGATGAACGAGTACGTGAGGAACTGCCAGACCGCGTCTCGGCGCGTCTCCTCACGCATCGTCGTCACCTCCGACGCGGAGTTGGACCGCCGAGAGGACGCTCACCACGCCGATGAGGACGTAGGTGAGCGCGCTCGCGTAGCCGAGGCGGAAGTCGATGAACGCCGTCTGGTAGATGTACTGCACGATGGTGATCGTCGACTCCAGCGGCGCGCCACCGCTGTTGATGATGACGGGCTCGCTGAACAGCTTGAACGTCCCGATGGTCGAGGTGACGAAGACGAACAGCAACACCGGACGCAGTTGCGGGACGGTGACGTACCGGAACTTCTCGATGCGGTTCGCGCCGTCTATCTCGGCGGCCTCGTACAACTGCTGTGGGACGTTCTGCAGTCCCGCGAGGAGGATTATCATGTTGTAGCCGGTCCACCGCCAGGTGACCGCGCCGACGATGGTCATCCGCGACCAGAACCCGCTGGTGAACCACGGAATGGGGTCGAGGCCGAT contains:
- a CDS encoding chorismate-binding protein, whose product is MTECTTVTERAPFVETARAAPPGARVPVEVRVTVEDPYEAYRRARDEETEGFYYETTGGQSGWGYFGVDPVERVRVGADAASRGDDSPSLAELSSLLEREHLARGDCDVPYPCGAFGWLSYDVARELESLPSTTQSDGLPRMQLGVFDQVAAWEEPREGSVELRVTACPTVDDSPAAAYEDGVRRATSLARSAVDGDGSVPPVRTAGDRATFESECGAAAFADRVERIKRYVRDGDTFQTNVSHRLVAPAAVHPVETFDAVRRVNPAPYSALVEFPGIDLVSASPELLLDVDGDRLRTEPIAGTRPRGATDAEDAELERDLRSDEKERAEHAMLVDLERNDLGKVSEYGSVEVS
- a CDS encoding bifunctional methylenetetrahydrofolate dehydrogenase/methenyltetrahydrofolate cyclohydrolase; the protein is MTTIIDGNEVADGIQDGIASCVETLADEGVTPGLATVLMSDDDASETYVSMKQRTCEELGIESYHHEIAPDEPASTLFDRIDALNDDPAVHGILVQMPVPDHVEKRAVLERIDPAKDVDGFHPENVGRLVAGNARYKPCTPHGIQKLLAAYDVETEGADAVVVGRSDIVGKPMANLFIQRDAGGNATTTVCHSRTKNLAEKTRNADVLVAATGVPEMIDGEMVGEGATVIDVGVNRVEADTEKGYELVGDVEFESAKEKASAITPVPGGVGPLTIAMLMYNTVKAASLQSGIAVDLP
- the epsC gene encoding serine O-acetyltransferase EpsC, with translation MEYRYTGEAHERLYASYRDDEDPYPKQAPMEFPTQRHSRDEVDILKRLFFPTCWNAASLVREESAILDHLDELGTLFYAGIRPYTDEDPAATVETILDRLPDIRARLKKDVEAAYKGDPAAKTYLEIIRSYPGVLAIQVQRVAHALYEAGAGEYARELTEYAKTQTGIDIHPGAEIGEYFFVDHGTGVVIGETATVGDWVRLYQDVTLGALHFEKDETEEHKLKKGYKRHPDIGDHVVIGAGTKVLGAITVGDHVSIGANSWVSEDVPDHTTVLVSDHPTQERKKTDRT
- a CDS encoding bifunctional 4-hydroxy-2-oxoglutarate aldolase/2-dehydro-3-deoxy-phosphogluconate aldolase, which gives rise to MSRETAARIRDSGVVAIARGTDADAVVDTVDAIRRGGVPTVEVTANTDGVLDMIRDVSSTFTADELTVGAGTVLDAETARAAILAGAEFVVTPSFDEGVVRTANRYGKPSLVGIATPTEAVDAFEAGADMVKVFPAATLGPGFVSALGGPLGHVPTVPTGGVGLGNVRDFFEAGATAVGVGSAIVDADAVARGDFDAVEANARGFAEAVEDVRNGD
- a CDS encoding DUF7522 family protein, yielding MADKYHTGIGSELAEGIIGAARTGLGDTLRSVVYFTPSAFDVVYLRSDLYESPEAARTAKARLVDFETVGFAESPVRSALAAEDPVGIGDYEFTVRFHRDGFVVRILEGDHGVLLTTDAMDVDEFETAAATISTLLLESSA
- a CDS encoding SDR family NAD(P)-dependent oxidoreductase; this encodes MVGGDPTPVPGRFDGDTALVTGSTRGIGAGVAERLAAEGANVVVTGRTAEAGEAVVERIRDEGGSARFVRADVRDPDDVAALVEATVEEFGGVDVLVNNAGVETDTAADEATMDDWEFVLETDFRSYWLCAKHAFAEMDRGAVVNVSSNHAVLTMPEKFPYNAVKAGIDGMTRAMALDFGPNVRVNTVNPGWVAIDRTTGEMSDERRRELEAIHPTGRLGTPADVAGVVSFLASDDAAFVTGANLLADGGRAAVMQDDTLPDYRRRRDGD
- the dgoD gene encoding galactonate dehydratase gives rise to the protein MKIVDYDLYAVPPRWLFLRVETDAGLVGWGEPVVEGRARTVRTAVEELMDTYLLGTDPLRIEDHWQTMYRGGFYRGGPVLMSAIAGIDQALWDIKGKCYDAPVHELLGGKARDRIRVYQWIGGDRPGGVADAAREKVDAGFTALKMNATSELSRIDSPDTVARAVERLGAVREAVGPEVDIGVDFHGRVTKPMAKRLAEALSEHEPFFVEEPVLPEHNDALAEIAQHTTTPIATGERMFSRWDFKQVFEQGVVDVIQPDVSHAGGITEVNKIASMAEAYDVALAPHCPLGPIALAACLQVDACAPNALIQEQSLDIHYNETSDVLDYLADTSVFEYDDGFVDIPEGPGLGVDIDASVVEDRAGHDDWHNPVWRHPDGSVAEW
- a CDS encoding ABC transporter ATP-binding protein gives rise to the protein MSSIQLDAVRKEFGSGGQKIVAVENVDLEIRDGEFLVLVGPSGCGKTTTLRCVAGLEDVTSGTITFGSRDVTDLRARDRDVAMVFQNYALYPHMNVRQNLGFGLKLSTKLTTAEITERVEDAASMLGIEDLLDDKPKELSGGQQQRVALGRAIVREPEVFLMDEPLSNLDAKLRSEMRTELQELQQTLGVTTVYVTHDQTEAMAMGDRIAVMNDGELQQVGAPETVYRSPTNEFVADFIGSPSINLLTVDVEGSTLVGPGDFEYDLSDESPVQGYDRVRAGFRPEDVELVPEGGTSTTVNVAEHMGNENFLYLELAGRELTARIDSAVRPETGETVRFTFGEEALYLFDPDTGDALKTKTDTVDGDVARMTTE
- a CDS encoding carbohydrate ABC transporter permease is translated as MREETRRDAVWQFLTYSFILLGSILTLVPLYWIFVASTLSESEFLSSTSPRLLPGDEFFANLQSLQARENVQFLGHIGQMTQYVDLGPVYFAYDFWHLWNPGAISNSIFIAVVYTLLSLLLCSMAGFAFAKYEFRFKKPMFYSILATLILPIQLLVIPLFLLMSRLDMTNTYWAIILPWAANPLGIFLMRQNMRSIPDALLESARMDGATEFQLFYKIALPTMKSSLAALAIILFLFQWNLFLFPLVILEQGKYTIPVAINQLVGAQRVYYDQIMVAATLSIVPIFVLFLFLQKQFVSGILAGSVKE